From Actinoplanes oblitus, a single genomic window includes:
- a CDS encoding serine/threonine dehydratase, with the protein MINLADVEAAARRIEGRIRRTPLIEAEPGRLFKLEYLQHAGSFKTRGMMNKILSSEVPEAGIVAASGGNAGLAAAYAARRLNVPAEVFVPVTAPAVKVAKLGKLGARVVQVGNEYAEAYAAARERTEALFCHAYDDPAMVAGNGTLGLEIAGQADTVLVAVGGGGLIGGVIAALRGTAKIVAVEPVTSSALHAALRHGAPVDVPVSGVAADSLGARRAGDIAFELATDAGIESVLVDDDAIVDARQRLWDDQRIVVEHGTAAAYAALTSGAYRPAPGERVITLLCGANTNPADLA; encoded by the coding sequence GTGATCAACCTTGCGGACGTGGAAGCCGCCGCCCGGCGGATCGAGGGCCGGATCCGGCGGACCCCGCTGATCGAGGCGGAGCCGGGCCGGCTCTTCAAGCTGGAGTACCTGCAGCACGCGGGGTCGTTCAAGACCCGCGGCATGATGAACAAGATCCTCAGCAGCGAGGTACCCGAGGCCGGCATCGTGGCGGCCTCCGGTGGCAACGCCGGGCTGGCGGCTGCCTACGCGGCGCGCCGGCTGAACGTGCCCGCCGAGGTGTTCGTGCCGGTCACCGCGCCGGCCGTGAAGGTGGCGAAACTCGGCAAGCTGGGCGCCCGGGTCGTCCAGGTCGGCAACGAGTACGCCGAGGCCTACGCCGCCGCGCGGGAGCGGACCGAGGCGCTGTTCTGCCACGCCTACGACGATCCGGCCATGGTCGCCGGAAACGGCACGCTGGGCCTGGAGATCGCCGGGCAGGCGGACACGGTGCTCGTCGCGGTCGGCGGCGGCGGCCTGATCGGCGGCGTCATCGCGGCTCTGCGCGGCACCGCCAAGATCGTTGCCGTCGAGCCGGTCACCTCCAGCGCGCTGCACGCGGCCCTGCGACACGGCGCTCCCGTCGACGTCCCGGTGTCCGGTGTCGCCGCCGACTCCCTCGGCGCCCGCCGGGCCGGCGACATCGCCTTCGAACTCGCCACCGACGCCGGCATCGAGTCGGTGCTGGTCGACGACGACGCCATCGTCGACGCCCGGCAGCGCCTCTGGGACGACCAGCGCATCGTCGTCGAGCACGGCACCGCCGCCGCCTATGCCGCGCTCACCTCCGGCGCCTACCGCCCCGCGCCGGGCGAGCGGGTGATCACCCTGCTCTGCGGGGCGAACACCAACCCGGCCGATTTGGCCTGA
- a CDS encoding ABC transporter permease, with amino-acid sequence MIEENEIQPGRQFRRFALAVCAIGMVIQLALTAYYLGMGHRAAPHHLPVGLVASAEQRAEVIGVLTAGDRFEVADYPAAEALTTAIRRREVYGGADLTGDTPHLYVAGAAGPAAASLLRSTYTSMLQQRTAAQVTRLAQTASRVGIVTVQSLTAPPLVTDVVPLPADDVNGVSLGFLTQALSLGGTVASMGLGRLIPRTRRSWRRGVAHLSTLILYAVGSAVAVLWSMSWFGIGSHADRWEMLGIFSLISLAVTGSTAGAVAVIGPPGAAVGAFYFMIGTVISGASILPEFLPTFGRVLGENLPTGAGVQAVRDNLYFPDAPVGPHLGVLAAYAIVGSLLVLVTNVLPNRKNSTSEIDLDLTVRLEGPPAEEKSRSDSVFRGHAEPVERGNRGSELAHRRHPEPDPGVADSAGDHGDRDPDLGIR; translated from the coding sequence GTGATCGAGGAGAACGAGATCCAGCCGGGCCGTCAGTTCCGGCGCTTCGCGCTCGCGGTCTGCGCCATCGGGATGGTCATCCAGCTCGCCCTGACCGCGTACTACCTGGGCATGGGGCATCGGGCCGCACCGCACCACCTGCCGGTCGGCCTGGTCGCCAGTGCCGAGCAGCGCGCCGAGGTGATCGGCGTGCTCACCGCCGGCGACCGGTTCGAGGTGGCCGACTATCCGGCGGCCGAGGCGCTGACCACCGCGATCAGGCGCCGCGAGGTGTACGGCGGCGCCGACCTCACCGGCGACACCCCGCACCTCTACGTGGCGGGCGCCGCCGGACCGGCCGCCGCCAGCCTGCTGCGGTCCACCTACACCTCGATGCTGCAGCAACGGACCGCCGCCCAGGTCACCCGGCTCGCCCAGACCGCGAGCCGGGTGGGCATCGTCACCGTCCAGTCCCTGACCGCCCCGCCGCTGGTCACCGACGTGGTCCCGCTGCCCGCCGACGACGTCAACGGGGTGTCGCTCGGCTTCCTCACCCAGGCGCTGTCCCTCGGCGGCACTGTCGCGTCGATGGGGCTGGGCCGGCTCATCCCGCGCACCCGGCGCAGCTGGCGCCGCGGTGTCGCGCACCTGTCCACGCTGATCCTCTACGCCGTCGGCTCGGCCGTGGCGGTGCTGTGGTCGATGAGCTGGTTCGGCATCGGCAGCCACGCCGACCGGTGGGAGATGCTCGGCATCTTCTCGCTGATCTCGCTGGCCGTGACCGGATCGACGGCCGGCGCGGTGGCGGTGATCGGCCCGCCCGGCGCGGCGGTCGGCGCGTTCTACTTCATGATCGGCACGGTCATCTCCGGGGCCAGCATCCTGCCCGAGTTCCTGCCCACCTTCGGCCGGGTGCTCGGCGAGAACCTGCCCACCGGCGCCGGCGTGCAGGCGGTCCGCGACAACCTGTACTTCCCGGACGCGCCGGTCGGCCCGCACCTGGGTGTGCTCGCCGCCTACGCGATCGTCGGCTCGCTGCTGGTGCTGGTCACCAACGTGCTGCCGAACCGGAAGAACAGCACGTCGGAGATCGATCTCGACCTGACCGTGCGGCTGGAAGGGCCACCGGCTGAGGAAAAATCGCGGAGCGACTCAGTTTTCCGTGGCCACGCCGAACCAGTAGAACGTGGGAATCGAGGGAGTGAACTCGCGCATCGCCGACATCCAGAGCCGGATCCTGGCGTTGCAGACTCAGCAGGCGACCACGGCGACCGCGACCCGGACCTCGGGATCCGCTAG
- a CDS encoding M15 family metallopeptidase, with protein MAAQGTSAADQAYKLNGKGIPEDLAAYGNGRIPAEALEQVGGTRHKLWAPAAEKLTQLIADAKADGVKIGITDSYRPYTEQVDLARRKGLYSQGGLAAKPGTSEHGWGMATDLDLNPEALAWMRKNGGRYGFVENVRRESWHWAFRPNAL; from the coding sequence ATGGCCGCTCAGGGAACCTCGGCGGCGGACCAGGCCTACAAACTCAACGGCAAGGGCATTCCGGAGGATCTCGCCGCGTACGGGAACGGCCGGATCCCGGCGGAGGCCCTCGAACAGGTCGGCGGCACCCGGCACAAGCTCTGGGCCCCGGCCGCCGAGAAACTCACCCAGCTGATCGCCGACGCCAAGGCCGACGGCGTCAAGATCGGCATCACGGACTCGTACCGTCCGTACACCGAACAGGTCGACCTGGCCCGCCGCAAGGGCCTCTACTCACAGGGCGGCCTGGCCGCCAAGCCCGGCACCAGCGAACACGGCTGGGGCATGGCCACCGACCTGGACCTCAACCCGGAAGCGCTCGCCTGGATGCGCAAGAACGGCGGCCGTTACGGCTTCGTCGAGAACGTGCGCCGCGAATCCTGGCACTGGGCCTTCCGCCCGAACGCGCTCTGA
- a CDS encoding class I SAM-dependent methyltransferase, with translation MATYTHGHHESVLRSHRWRTAENSAAYLLPHLSSGFTLLDVGCGPGTITADLATHVTRVTALEQTDAALDVARAEIARRGLANVDFAVGDVHALDFPDDSFDVVHAHQVLQHVTDPVAALREMRRVTRSGGVVAARDSDYAGFTWFPLIPELDEWLALYQRIARGNGGEPDAGRRMLSWARAAGFTDVTATASVWGFADDADRRWWGGMWADRILKSEMATTALRTGAATRADLERLSAAWREWSESPDGWFTIPHGEILCRA, from the coding sequence ATGGCGACGTACACCCACGGGCACCACGAGTCGGTCTTGCGCTCACACCGCTGGCGCACCGCAGAGAATTCGGCGGCATACCTGCTGCCGCATCTTTCCTCCGGATTCACCCTGCTGGACGTCGGATGCGGCCCCGGCACCATCACCGCCGACCTGGCGACGCACGTCACACGGGTCACCGCCCTGGAGCAGACCGACGCCGCGCTGGACGTGGCACGTGCCGAGATCGCGCGGCGCGGCCTGGCCAACGTCGACTTCGCGGTCGGCGACGTGCACGCCCTCGACTTCCCGGACGACAGCTTCGACGTGGTGCACGCCCATCAGGTGCTGCAACACGTCACCGACCCGGTCGCCGCGCTGCGCGAGATGCGCCGGGTGACCCGGTCCGGCGGCGTGGTGGCCGCGCGCGACAGCGACTACGCCGGCTTCACCTGGTTCCCGCTGATCCCGGAGCTGGACGAGTGGCTGGCGCTGTACCAGCGGATCGCTCGCGGCAACGGCGGCGAGCCGGACGCCGGCCGCCGGATGCTGTCCTGGGCCCGCGCCGCCGGATTCACCGACGTGACGGCCACCGCGAGTGTCTGGGGCTTCGCCGACGACGCCGACCGGCGATGGTGGGGCGGCATGTGGGCCGACCGCATCCTGAAGTCGGAGATGGCCACCACGGCGCTGCGCACCGGCGCCGCGACGCGGGCCGACCTCGAGCGCCTGTCCGCCGCCTGGCGCGAGTGGTCGGAGTCGCCGGACGGCTGGTTCACCATCCCGCACGGCGAGATCCTCTGCCGCGCCTGA